GAGCCTTGGGGCGGCGTTTCAGGCCGCTGCCGAACGTGCATTGGGTCGAGGGTGGCAAGCGGCCGGCTCGATACACCGCCCGTGCGCGGTCCCGCCGCCAAGACCGCGGCCGGCAAAACCGCCAACAGACACGCTGCTTGAAATCCCGTTCGCCACATAAAGATACCCCCCAGCACCAGATAAACCCCGTTGTCACTAACGCTGCAAATTATAAGCCGAAACCGCCAAGGCAGCATCGCAATGACAGATTTGCAATTCGCAATTTGCAATTTGAAATCGGTACGGCGCCCTCGCGTTCGGCCCAAACCTACTATTGCAAATTACAAATCTCAAATTGCAAATCGTGACCCATGCCCGCCCGTGCTCCGCGGCCACAGTTGTGAGCCATGCCGCTCACAACCGCTCACTTGCCGTTGGCCGGCCGAAGGGCCTTTTCAAGCGCCAACACCGCTTGGGCCGCGTCAATCAGCTTCTGGTTCTTGTCGGACGCCAACTCCTGCAAACGGCGGAAAGCACTGCGCTCGTCGATGTTGGTGACCTTCATCAACACGCCCTTGGCCTGCTCGATGATGCGGCGGTCGGCCAATGCCTGGCGCAAGTCGGCCGCTTCTTTACGCAACTCCATAAGTTCGGTGAACCGGCGCATGGCCAAAGCGATGGCCGGCTCCAACGCGGCCTTGCCGATCGGCTTGACCAGATAGGCCAGCACGTGATCGGCTTCCGCCCGTTTTATCAGTTCCGCGTCGTGATAGGCCGAAACCAGGATGATCGGCAGCGGACGGTCGGCACAAATCGCCTGGGACGCGTCGATGCCGTCCATGTCGGGCATCTTGATGTCGCTGATCACCAGGTCGGGCTTGAGAGCGCGGCAATGCTCCACGAGTTCGACGCCGTTTTCCGCCACCGACACCACCTGGTGGCCCAAGGTCGGCAGCATGCGCTCGAACCAGTCGCGCATGTCGGCTTCATCATCGGCCACGGCAATCCGCAAGGGCTCATTCATTCCATATCTCGGGGCAAGGTGACGACAATCTCCGCGCCGGGGCCGGGCTGCTCGACCGCTTCGATCAGGCCGCCGTGCGACTGGACGATTCTCTTGGCAATCGCCATGCCAAGACCCGTGCCTTTCGTCTTGGTGGTGTAAAACGGCTCAAAAATTCGCTTCCGCTGCTCCGCGGTCAGTCCCGGTCCGTCATCGCGAAAGGCGATCCGCACGGCGGGCCGGCCGTCGAGATCGGCCGCCGTGCAGGCCACGCTGATTTGGCCCTCGTCCGGGACTGCGCTGACGGCGTTTTCCAAAATGTTCCGAAACACCTGGTCGATGGCGAAGGGGTCGACGCGGCAGTGCATGTCGCCACAGTCGATTTCTTCGACAAACTCCACATTTTTACCGTGGCCGATCTGTGCGAGATGCGACCATGTTTCGCGCCACAGTGTACGCAGATCGCACACGTCGCGCTTCAGATTGATGGGGGCAGCATAGGTGCGCACCTCTTCATAGAGGTGCTGCAGGTGCTCCTGGGCCTTCTCGATGCGGCGGACCAAGTCGAGCGCCGCGGGCCGGTCTTCCACTTCCAAGGCCAGCATTTCCAAACAGGCCTTGCTGCGCTGCAAGGCGTTGCGGCTCTCGTGCGTCAGGCCGGTCATCATTTGGCCGATGGCCGCCAACCGCTCCGCCTGCAGCGCTTTTCGCTGCGCCTCGTTGAGCTCGGTCACGTCGTGGCCGATGGCCAGAATGGCGGGTTGCCCGTCGAAGTCGGCCAGCGTCTCCGCGTTCCAGACAATCGAGCGCCGCAGGCCGTTTTTGCACCGCAGCGTATCTTCGAAACCTCGGGCGGGCGGCGACTCGCTGACCAGCAGGCCGCGGACGCGGTTGTCGTCGAGCAGCGTATCTTCGAAACCTCGGGCGGGCGGCGACTGGGGACGGGCGGCGAGCATCCGTTGGATGAGCTTGCGGCGGCCGGCACTGTCGCCAAAGACGGTGGCGAAATCGTGTCCCAAGACTTCGGCCTCCGAATAGCCGGCAAGACGCTCCGCAAAGGGATTCACGTACAAGATGGCGCCGTCGGTCCGCAGAATGACCGTGAGTGTGGGGGCCGCTTCGACCAGCGTGCGAAAGGCGGCTTCGCTGCGGGCCTTGGCCTGTATCAATCGCCGTCGCTCGGCGGCCCGCTCCAGGCCCGCCCGCAACGCCACCGGGTCGATCGGCTTGATGATGTAATCGGCCGCGCCGTTGCGCAGCGCCGTGATGGCCCCCTCCAGATCGGCGCAGCCCGTGGCCACGATCACGTCGGCGTCGGGCGCCAGCCGCTTGAGCTTGGGCAGCAACTCTTCGGCGCTGCCGTCGGGCAAACGGCGGTCGAGAATCACCATCACCACCTCCGACCAGGCGCGCCGCGCGAGCGCCTCGCGCATCGTCCCCACGGCATCGACCCGGTAGCCGTCCTGCTCGAGGATATCGCAAAGATTGGCACGCGTGTCTTCGTCGTCTTCGACGACCAAGACCGTCATCGGTGCGCGGTCATTCATGCTTGGCCAGTTTTTCCAAGGTTTCCAACAACACGGGCATGTCGAACGGCTTGTAGCAGGCGGCGTCGGCGCCCTCAAAAAGCGTTTGTTCGACGAGTTGCTCCATCTCGCTGCGCAGGCCGGTGATGAGCACCGTGCGGGCCTGCGGGTTCGCCTGCCGCACCAGACGGAAAACTTCGGCCCCGCTGCCTTGCGGCAACTTCATGTCGATCAGCACCACGTGATGCGCGCGTCGCTGCAGACGCTCGGCGGCGTCCGGGGGGGCGTGGGCCAGACAAACGCGATAACCTCGCTCCCGCAACAGGTCCCACAGCGATTCGCAAAGATCGTGGTCGTCGTCGACGATCAGCACGACCGGCTGTTCCAGCGCCTCGTCGACCAGCCCCAGCAGTTTCGACAGATCGACGGGCTTGGAGAGAATCTGCCAGGCGCCGGCGGCGAGCGCGTCGCTGGCCGTGTGGCTGCTGGCGTAGGCGGTGACGACGATGGCCACCGTGCCCGACTGGAGTTTTTTGATGCGGCGATACAACTCCAGCCCGTCCATGCCGGGCATCTTCAGGTCGAGCAGTGCCACGTCGTAGGTGTATTGCTGGACCAGTTCCAGCGCGCTGGGGCCGTCGTAGGCCACATCGACCTGGTAACCCAGATCGCTGAGAATATCGGACAAATTGGCGCAGGTGTCGACTTCATCGTCAACGACCAAGATGCGCGGGGATGGAGGGGGCATCGTTAGGGTTCGGGGTTCGGGGTTCGGGGGGTTCAGGGTTCGGGGTTGGCCAGTCCCGAACAGTTGTAAGGTGGGACCAGCGAGCTTGCGAGCGCCGGCCCACCGCAAACGACGTCGCTATCGGTGGGCCGGCGCTCGCAAGCTCGCTGGTCCCACCCTACATGCGGAGCCAATCCAAAATCCAAAAAACGACGTCGCTATCGGTGGGCCGGCGCTCGCAAGCTCGCTGGTCCCACCCTACTTGCGGAGCCAATCCAAAATCCAAAATCGAAAATCCAAAATCCCTATCCGGCGGCGGGCAAACGCACGGTAAAGCGGCTGCCGACGCCGAGTTCGCTGGTCACGTTCAGCTTGCCGCCGTGCTTGTCAATAATCGATCGCGTGATGGCCAGCCCCAGGCCGATGCCGCGTGCCTTGGTCGAATAGAGCGGCTCCATGATCCGCTCCAGGTTCTCCTTCGCGATGCCCGCACCGCTGTCGGCCACGGTCGCGGCCACCTCGCCCTCGAGCGGTTGCGCGGAGATCGTCAGCGAGCCGCCCTGAGGCAGCATGGCGTCGCGGGCATTGCGTATCAAGTTGCTGAATACGATTTGCAACTGCCGTGAATCGCCCAGCACTCGCGGCAACGAAGCCGGCAGATCGACGGTCACGGTAATCTCTTCGGGCAGCGGGTTCAGCTCCAGCACTTCTTGGATGCAATCTCGCAGCAGAACCGGCTGTAGCTCGGGCACAGGCAGCCGAGCGAAGTCGGACAGCGCGCTGATCACGCGGTCGGCGAGGCCGATTTGGCGGTCGATCCGTTCCAAGTGCTGCTTCACCTTTTCAGGCGCGGGGGCGCGCGTGTTCAAGAGATAATAGATCGACGTCTTGACCACGTTCAAAGGGTTGCGCAGCTCGTGGGCCACACCGCCGGCCACCTGCCCGATGGCCGCCAGCCGGTCGCTCCGCTGCTGCCGCTGGCTGAACTCGGTCTGATAGGCGTCTTCGATGATCGCCAGGTCGAGATCCAAGAGCATGTTCAGCGAGCGGCGGGCGGCCAGCAAGTCGGTCATCTCGCCGGTCCAAGTCTGGTCCAAGATGTCTACCAGACCTCGCCGCAGCCGCGACAGCGCGGCGTTGGTGTAGACCTGCGACAGGCCGATTTCGACATGCCGCAGGCCCACGCGCCAGCGCCGCGAGACGTAGTCTTTGTCGTAACGGCCGGCCACCAGGTCGCGCAACCAGGCGTGCAGCGTCTGCTTCAGCCGGGCGACCTGCTCGGCGCCGCCGGTGATGACTTTGCGGGCTTCCGGATGGCGGTCGATCTCTTCATAAAAGTCGTCGATCAGGCCGACGACGTGCGGCTCGACCAGACCGGCGACGGCCGCCACGCGCCGCGCGTCGTCTTCGGTCCAGCCGACGTACCGCTGCAGT
This DNA window, taken from Pirellulales bacterium, encodes the following:
- a CDS encoding response regulator, with protein sequence MPPPSPRILVVDDEVDTCANLSDILSDLGYQVDVAYDGPSALELVQQYTYDVALLDLKMPGMDGLELYRRIKKLQSGTVAIVVTAYASSHTASDALAAGAWQILSKPVDLSKLLGLVDEALEQPVVLIVDDDHDLCESLWDLLRERGYRVCLAHAPPDAAERLQRRAHHVVLIDMKLPQGSGAEVFRLVRQANPQARTVLITGLRSEMEQLVEQTLFEGADAACYKPFDMPVLLETLEKLAKHE
- a CDS encoding protoglobin domain-containing protein, which produces MPWNKIYQLYQELQRYVGWTEDDARRVAAVAGLVEPHVVGLIDDFYEEIDRHPEARKVITGGAEQVARLKQTLHAWLRDLVAGRYDKDYVSRRWRVGLRHVEIGLSQVYTNAALSRLRRGLVDILDQTWTGEMTDLLAARRSLNMLLDLDLAIIEDAYQTEFSQRQQRSDRLAAIGQVAGGVAHELRNPLNVVKTSIYYLLNTRAPAPEKVKQHLERIDRQIGLADRVISALSDFARLPVPELQPVLLRDCIQEVLELNPLPEEITVTVDLPASLPRVLGDSRQLQIVFSNLIRNARDAMLPQGGSLTISAQPLEGEVAATVADSGAGIAKENLERIMEPLYSTKARGIGLGLAITRSIIDKHGGKLNVTSELGVGSRFTVRLPAAG
- a CDS encoding response regulator, whose amino-acid sequence is MNEPLRIAVADDEADMRDWFERMLPTLGHQVVSVAENGVELVEHCRALKPDLVISDIKMPDMDGIDASQAICADRPLPIILVSAYHDAELIKRAEADHVLAYLVKPIGKAALEPAIALAMRRFTELMELRKEAADLRQALADRRIIEQAKGVLMKVTNIDERSAFRRLQELASDKNQKLIDAAQAVLALEKALRPANGK
- a CDS encoding ATP-binding protein, encoding MNDRAPMTVLVVEDDEDTRANLCDILEQDGYRVDAVGTMREALARRAWSEVVMVILDRRLPDGSAEELLPKLKRLAPDADVIVATGCADLEGAITALRNGAADYIIKPIDPVALRAGLERAAERRRLIQAKARSEAAFRTLVEAAPTLTVILRTDGAILYVNPFAERLAGYSEAEVLGHDFATVFGDSAGRRKLIQRMLAARPQSPPARGFEDTLLDDNRVRGLLVSESPPARGFEDTLRCKNGLRRSIVWNAETLADFDGQPAILAIGHDVTELNEAQRKALQAERLAAIGQMMTGLTHESRNALQRSKACLEMLALEVEDRPAALDLVRRIEKAQEHLQHLYEEVRTYAAPINLKRDVCDLRTLWRETWSHLAQIGHGKNVEFVEEIDCGDMHCRVDPFAIDQVFRNILENAVSAVPDEGQISVACTAADLDGRPAVRIAFRDDGPGLTAEQRKRIFEPFYTTKTKGTGLGMAIAKRIVQSHGGLIEAVEQPGPGAEIVVTLPRDME